Proteins from a genomic interval of Pseudomonadota bacterium:
- a CDS encoding Eco57I restriction-modification methylase domain-containing protein, which produces MPIEIDRARNCLKSCDFKLLLIEELGWDHYSTQLEISVDGQNYVLEAVAEKKGMVIFLCLNPDDKNIPTYPVRRKIERQVARSVHEHIIIYLDDNRTTQIWQWVKRELGKPTACREHTFHVNQPGDSLIQKLQTLAFSLEEEENLTIVDVAGRTRSAFDVEKVTKKFYDRFKTEHDAFLKFIEGIPDEEMLRWYTSVMLNRLMFIYFIQKKGFLDSDDNYLRNKLVQSKEKSKDCFYKAFLCPLFFEGFAKKEDERSEEMNHLLGKIPYLNGGLFLKHQIEELYGEQIEITDNAFEKLFDFFDQYQWYLDERPLRADNEINPDVLGYIFEKYINQKQMGAYYTKEDITEYISKNTVIPFLFDAARQKCNIAFEGEQSVWKLLQSDPDRYIYKAVRKGVNLPLPEEIAVGLNDVSKRTEWNKSAPEEYALPTEIWREVVARRKWYEKVKAKAIADEITSINDFITYNLNIRQFAQDVIENCEGPELLRAFWHAIVGKIPEKSNEKFENGITVLDPTCGSGAFLFAALNVLEPLYEACLDRMEVFLDDLGRSGEKRRSDKYGDFKKILKRIDNHPNRRYFILKSIIINNLFGVDIMEEAVEICKLRLFLKLVAQVDEAEKIEPLPDIDFNIRAGNTLVGFATYEDVEKTVTSRLGTANTMAKIRKNAQELDELFNLFRQMQTEQGMDSHDYSDAKEEVNKRLKILEDELNLYLAGEYGVDAREKTHYEAWRSLYKPFHWLVEFYGILKDGGFDVIIGNPPYVEYVKVRKAYSVKGYVTEASSNLYAFVTERSLTLMNRAGGFGFIVPISIGCTQRMKSVQDYIGSMTHNAWFSNYAERPSKLFVGAEVLLSIIIARGSGLIGERNQFTTGFTKWTTDERPVLFDRITYCQFTNKPKLYVVPKLAVLTEIAILRKLVSRSGSLSLSLHNRSNHTVFYRIGGGRYWKIFTNFQPRFVLNGELGVSSRENYLYFASETIRDAAISVLSSSLFYWYFIQTTNCRDLNPSDLQEFPINLGSISKDNLSALVELCGKLMKDYSEKSAMKEKTSSLTGNIIYQEFYPRHSKPLIDEIDRVLARHYGFTDEELDFIINYDIKYRMGLGSQEDE; this is translated from the coding sequence ATGCCTATTGAAATAGATAGGGCTCGTAACTGTCTCAAATCCTGTGATTTTAAATTGCTTCTCATTGAGGAACTTGGTTGGGACCATTATTCTACACAGCTTGAAATCTCAGTTGATGGACAGAATTACGTTCTTGAAGCAGTTGCAGAGAAAAAGGGGATGGTCATTTTCCTCTGTTTAAACCCAGATGATAAAAACATACCGACTTATCCTGTAAGACGTAAAATAGAACGCCAGGTTGCAAGGTCTGTCCATGAGCACATCATAATCTACTTAGATGATAACAGGACAACCCAGATATGGCAGTGGGTGAAACGAGAGTTGGGGAAACCCACCGCATGTCGTGAACATACCTTCCATGTGAATCAACCCGGCGATTCTCTCATCCAGAAATTACAAACGTTAGCTTTTAGTCTCGAGGAAGAAGAAAATCTCACCATTGTGGATGTGGCAGGAAGAACACGTTCTGCCTTTGATGTAGAAAAGGTAACAAAAAAATTCTATGACCGATTTAAGACAGAACACGATGCATTCCTCAAATTCATCGAGGGAATTCCTGATGAAGAGATGCTCCGATGGTATACATCGGTGATGCTCAACAGGCTTATGTTCATATACTTTATTCAAAAAAAAGGTTTTCTCGATAGCGATGACAATTATTTGAGAAACAAACTTGTCCAGAGTAAAGAAAAAAGTAAAGACTGTTTTTATAAAGCGTTTCTCTGCCCGCTTTTCTTTGAGGGATTTGCAAAAAAGGAAGATGAGCGGTCAGAAGAAATGAACCATCTGCTTGGGAAAATCCCGTATCTTAATGGTGGCCTGTTTTTAAAACACCAGATAGAAGAACTCTACGGTGAACAGATTGAAATTACTGACAACGCTTTTGAGAAACTCTTTGATTTTTTTGACCAGTACCAATGGTATCTCGATGAACGTCCACTTCGGGCTGACAATGAAATCAACCCGGATGTCCTCGGTTACATCTTCGAGAAATACATCAACCAGAAACAAATGGGCGCGTACTACACGAAAGAGGACATCACTGAATACATAAGCAAAAACACTGTTATCCCATTCCTCTTTGATGCAGCGAGACAGAAATGCAATATTGCTTTTGAGGGTGAACAATCTGTTTGGAAACTGCTGCAATCCGATCCAGACCGGTATATTTACAAAGCTGTTCGCAAAGGTGTTAACCTGCCGCTTCCTGAAGAGATTGCCGTTGGTTTGAACGATGTCTCGAAGCGCACAGAGTGGAACAAGTCAGCCCCGGAAGAGTATGCTCTGCCTACTGAAATCTGGCGTGAGGTTGTGGCACGGCGCAAATGGTATGAAAAAGTAAAGGCAAAGGCTATTGCCGACGAAATAACTTCAATTAATGACTTCATCACATACAATCTGAACATACGTCAGTTTGCCCAGGATGTAATTGAGAACTGTGAGGGACCTGAATTGCTCCGGGCATTCTGGCACGCCATCGTCGGAAAGATACCGGAAAAATCGAATGAAAAATTTGAGAACGGTATCACAGTGCTTGACCCTACCTGTGGTTCCGGTGCATTCCTTTTTGCTGCCCTTAACGTTCTTGAGCCACTCTATGAAGCCTGTCTCGACAGGATGGAGGTTTTTCTCGATGACTTGGGGCGGTCAGGAGAGAAACGCCGTTCTGATAAATATGGAGATTTCAAGAAAATACTCAAGAGGATAGACAACCACCCCAATAGACGATACTTCATTCTTAAATCGATCATCATAAATAACCTATTCGGTGTGGATATTATGGAGGAGGCAGTTGAGATCTGCAAGCTCCGGCTCTTCCTCAAGCTTGTGGCTCAGGTAGATGAAGCAGAGAAGATTGAGCCTTTACCCGACATTGATTTCAACATCAGAGCGGGGAATACGCTGGTTGGTTTTGCTACGTATGAAGATGTCGAAAAAACGGTCACGAGCAGACTGGGTACAGCAAATACCATGGCAAAAATCAGAAAGAACGCACAGGAGTTGGACGAGCTGTTTAACCTCTTCCGGCAAATGCAAACAGAGCAAGGCATGGATTCTCATGATTATTCCGATGCAAAGGAAGAGGTAAACAAAAGACTCAAAATTCTGGAAGATGAGTTGAATCTCTATCTCGCTGGGGAATACGGAGTCGACGCCAGGGAAAAGACTCATTACGAGGCATGGCGTTCTTTGTATAAGCCATTTCACTGGCTTGTTGAATTCTACGGCATTTTGAAAGATGGCGGATTCGATGTTATCATCGGGAATCCCCCTTATGTGGAATACGTGAAGGTTAGGAAAGCTTACTCGGTAAAAGGTTACGTTACTGAGGCGTCCTCTAACTTGTACGCCTTTGTTACCGAGCGAAGCCTAACACTAATGAACAGGGCAGGTGGTTTCGGTTTCATTGTTCCAATAAGTATCGGGTGTACCCAACGAATGAAATCAGTTCAAGACTACATCGGGAGCATGACTCATAACGCATGGTTCAGTAATTATGCAGAGCGCCCAAGCAAGTTGTTCGTTGGCGCCGAAGTCCTGTTGTCAATTATTATTGCACGAGGGTCTGGACTTATCGGTGAGCGAAATCAATTCACGACTGGATTTACCAAGTGGACTACTGATGAACGTCCCGTTTTGTTTGACCGAATTACATATTGCCAATTTACAAATAAACCGAAACTTTACGTAGTTCCAAAACTTGCAGTTCTAACAGAAATTGCAATCTTACGCAAACTGGTCTCTCGTTCCGGTTCACTAAGTCTCAGTCTGCACAACCGCTCCAATCATACAGTTTTCTATCGAATTGGTGGGGGTCGTTACTGGAAAATTTTTACTAACTTCCAGCCACGCTTCGTGCTGAACGGTGAGTTGGGAGTTTCCAGTCGTGAGAATTATCTGTATTTTGCCTCCGAAACCATCCGCGATGCTGCCATCTCTGTTCTCAGTAGCTCCTTATTCTATTGGTATTTCATCCAGACAACCAACTGTCG